The nucleotide window CTAGAACCGCCCCTAGGTAACCTAGGAGTGACAACCTGATATTTTTCCCCCAGTAATAATAACCTACCAATGCACCTGCAAACACTAGGGCATAATGGGACGCCATAAATACTGGTTCTTCACTAAACATAAGCTCTTCCACTATAGGGTTAATAAAGGCTAAAGTAAGTATTATTGAGACTATGAGAGGCCTTTTATCTCCTATCTGTAATTTCTTCATAAGTTTAATTTTTGAAAGAGTAAATAAAAGACTTTTTTACTCGGATTAGAAAAAGGATAGTATGAAGGCTATAACTATAAAGCCTAATAATATAGGAGTTGAGGTAAAAGACGTTGAAATAAGAGAACAGTTAAGAAAAGGGCAAGCGTTGATCAAGACTGTTATGACCGGTATATGCGGCACGGATAGGGGTATAGTAAGCGGAAAAATCTCTTTCGCATATCCCCCAGAAGGTTATACTTACCTAGTTCTAGGTCATGAAGGACTAGGGAGAGTGGAAGAGACGGGCGAAGACGTAAATGAACTAAAAAAAGGAGATTATGTAGTCCCCGTAGTTAGGAGAGGGTGCGGGGAATGTCTAAACTGTAAGATAGGAAGACAGGACTTTTGTGAAACCGGAAAGTTTGTAGAAGCGGGAATAAGGGGAAAACACGGTTTTATGAGAGAGGAATTCGTAGACGACGAAAAATACCTTGTTAAGGTCCCAGAAGAAGTAAGGGACGTGGCGGTATTAACAGAACCCCTGTCAAACGTCGTTAAGGCCATAGACGAACTCCTTTTCCTACAGAGAAGAATGATCTGGACTTGTGAGGATTCGACACTTGAATGTAGAAACGCTTATATAGTAGGTACTGGCCCAATAGGTACATTTTTTGCGATGGTACTAAGGACTCTAGGTCTTCAAGTTTTCATGCTTAATAGGAGAGAACCGAGCGATATAGAGGCCTATATTTCCGAAAAAATCGGTGCGACTTTTTATGATACCAGAAAAGGACTTGAAGGACTACCTGAAGCTGACCTAATAGTAGACACTAGTGGAGTCCCAGAGGCCTTTATCCCTTTAATGAAAAAGTTAAAACACAACTCAGCTCTAGTTCTATTCGGGACTGTAGAAGGAGAAAAAGCTGAGTTTGTATCGGATTTAGTTACAGAAATAGTAGAGAAAAATATACTAATAATGGGTAGTGTAAATGCCAGTAAAAAGGACTTCCAAGGTGCACTTAATTACCTTTCCATTTGGAAATATAGGTATGGTGACGTCCTAACGAGGATGATAACGAGGGTTGTAAGCATAGAAGAAGCTCCGAATGTCCTTACTAAGAAGGTGAAGGGTGAGGTAAAGACGGTCATTAAATGGTCTTGACGTAATTCCTGAGAACTCCTATACCTTTCACTTCTACCTCGACTACGTCCCCTTCTTGTAAGTACTTTTTACCGCTAAATTCAGCAACACCCGCAGGAGTCCCAGTGGTTATTATATCCCCGGGTTCAAGTGTAATACCTTTACTTAGGTACGAGATCATATCCTCTACCGAAAAGACCATGTCCTTTGTAACACCGTTTTGAACTAGGACTCCGTTTACCCTAGTCTTTATCTCTAGCGAGTAAAAATCGACTTCGTCTTTAGTCACTATCCAAGGGCCTACGGGTAGACCGGTATCGAGACCTTTCCCCATGACCCAGTTTAACCCGTATGGGTGGACTTCAGGGAATTGGTAGTCCCTAAAACTTACGTCATTAACTACAGTGAACCCGAACACGTAATCCATAGCCTCGCCCCTGCTCACGTTCTTAGCCCTCTTACCTATCACAACCCCTATTTCCCCTTCGTAGTCAGTCCTTTTCAATTCCTTAGGTATTAGTATGTAATCCTCATTCCCTATAATAGCATTATTGAACTTTGTGAAGAAATAAGGAAAAGGGGGAGGAGCCATAGAAGTCTCTGATGAGTGGGACCTAAAGTTCACCGCAGGTAAAAATACCTTTCGCGGGTTAACGGGAGGGAGGAGCTTTTTTACCATAACCTCCTTTAGCGGAAGGTCCTTAACGACATCGAACGCACTTATTACTTTGTTAATATCTGAAAATACGCAATCGAGTCCCTCTTTATCAAACTCAAGGAATTTGTCCTCTTCATATACTACTACGACTTTTCTGCCGTCTTCCGTTAGGGCAAACCCTAATCTCATGCTTATTAAAACGACTTTAGCAATTAAATTTGTGCTTATCATTAATGACCAAATAGAAGTTAGAGATGACGAAAGAGTTGTCCTCTTAGGGAAGAACGGTATAGGTAAGACTACTCTCATCAGGAGGGCCCTATGTTTAGGGGAACCGATTAAGGTAACGGTAGATGGGGAAGACTTCTGCAAGAAAAAGGACTACTCTTTGCTCTCCGCAGTTTTTCAGGAACCCTCTACACAGATCCTAGGGCTGACTTGTGAAGAAGAATTGAAATTACAGTCTTTGTTCCATGACGTAGACTTCAACGTCCCTAAAAGGATAATGGGTGAATTCTTCAATGTCAATTTTTACAGACTATCCGATGGGTATAAAAAGAGGTTCGTAATATCTACCGTGCTAGCTTCTAGGCCTAAGCACGTTATGCTTGATGAGCCCTTTGCTAACCTCGATAAGTACTCAATAGGGCTCGTAAAAGAGGTCATACCTAAAGGGAGTTTAACCACGGAACATAGAGTTAGGGAAGTGAGGGAATGGGGAGATAGGTTTTACCTCCTTACAAAGGACGGTGCTAGGGAAATAGACAAGGTTATGTTATATGACGAAAAATTCCTGATAGAAAAAGGTTTAAGGGGGTTTAAACTAAAGCCTATCCAGACCACTTTTGGGAAATTAATATTTGAACACGAATGGATTAAAGTTAGAGAAGGAGAAGTGTTCTGTATTATAGGCAGAAACGGGGCTGGAAAGACTACTACTCTCAAAGGCCTTGTAGGAAAAGTGTACTTAATATTCCAGAACCCAGATTTACAGTTCTTCAACCCTACTGTTAGAGACGAGGTAAAGGACGACGAGGCAATCAAACTTTTTAGGCTCCAAGATATTGCAGATAAAAGTCCTTTCTCTCTAAGTTACGGGCAGAAAATGAGAGTCTTGATAGCTACAGCATTCGCTTCTCCGTATAAGGTAATAGGGTTGGACGAGCCCAGTGTAGGAATGGACGGAGAAGCCCTCCTGAGCTTTTATGAGATGATCAAAGCCCTTAAGGAACAAGGAAGGGGTATAATAATCGCTACTCATGATGAAGACCTCATATCGATATGTGATACTGTGGTAGATTTAGAGGAAAGAAAACACTTAGTAAGAGTATAATTACGCTTACTAGCGTAAAGGCCAAGTCTAAGCTTGAAGGAGCAATAGTTATATGCCCCCTATATTTACCGTAGAGCTTTATCGTATATGCTACGTATAGGTCCTCTGCTATTTTCACAGTCTGTACAACGAAAGGTAAAAGGAGCTTCGAAGGCTTAAACCCTATCTTCCTAGCTCTGGCATTAAATACTATCTGACTCATTACCTCGTTAAATAAGGGGAAGTAAGCGAGCCCGACCACTAACGGGACTCCCTTTTCGCCCAATAAGTTTAAGACCGTGTGATAGTCAACATAATCTGACATCAAAAAGTACAAGTTTATATAAGTTAAAGCCCTGAGAGTAAAGACGTATAGGTAGAGTTTTTGGAACTCAAATAGGAGGACAAAGGAAGTAAGCGATATCAGGAGTTCGAGAAGGACTATATTACGTCTCCTAAATAATAGACCAAGAGTTACCGCTAAAGGGACTATTGATACAGACAGAGTAGTAGATAAAGCTATGACCAAAATAGAGATCAAGGAATAAAGGAATGATACCTTACCTTTTATAACGGCAGTATCGGGAATTTTGCCTATTATAATTTCACCTATACTCAACTAGTCACGATATAATTTATTATTGCTAGTGGAAGGACTACATTAGCACTCCGAGCAAGGCCCGTCCTGATAGCTGGGGAAAACCCAGTAGTAAATTGTTTATTGTCTTTTCTAACTAGGTGTACTTACCCCCTCCCCCATGATAAAAATTAACTGTTAATGCTCATAAGTCGGTTATTAAAACTAAGGTCGAGTGATAAAAATAATAATGAGAGACCGGAAGCCCCGTTATAAATATGGCGATATAATTATACGTGAGAGGAAAGGGCGGTAATATGTCTATAAGTTGGAAACGGTGGACGGTAACTTAAAGGAAACTTACGTGGGTCCCTTAATTGACGTAGTCGAATTATATCTAAAATTGAAAGATAATAATGGAGGTATTAGAGGGATATCCATCAATATGCGGCCGCCGGGATTTGAACCCGGGACCTCCTGCGTCTCCTGCGAGCTCGTGGCAGGCAGGCGTCCTAATCCAGGCTAGACTACGGCCGCACTGATAATTATGTAAGTTACTCACTTTTAAAAAATTATCGGGATATAAGGGGTTAGAATTCAGCTTCCATCATAAGGAGTACTTAAATTAAAGGTGACTTACTTTAACCTTCCAGAAAGACATATAAAGCTACTAAGGAGATTATATACCCCTTGGCGGAGAAATCCAACGTGCTCTAATACCATTAAGTGAATAAAACAAGCGGGACTAGGAGATATGCAGAGTTGTGAGGGGACATAATAAGGGAACCTGATAATTACCCGATTGGAGCGGCTCTCCCACACAGCCTACGTTTTAAACCAATACCAAGATTAAAAAGCTTTAGCCCAACTTAAAAAGCGAGGCTTCTAGTCAGCTTTGTCAAGTTATGTACATTACTCGCTGTTTAGGTGGATATGAAAAGTATATAATAAGTCTAGCACTTTACCCGCTATTTAATATAGTATGTTACTTCTCCATATCGTTACGGGTTATTTCATTCTCTCTTTCCTCTACCGTTTTGACTATCTTAGGTTTTAAAAGGAGGAAATAAGACTCATCTCTTCTCTCGTAGTATTGGAATGATGCTGATGCAAAGTAATCGCTTACTTGCAGGCCCGGTGTGTTCTTTAAGAACTTTACACATACCGGTACATATAGATACTCTGCTAGTTTAGCCTCTAACTTATCCCTCAAGGTAGCTTCTAATCTCTTATTGTTTATGAAGCTATCTATAACTAGTATCAATTTCTCTTTAGGTTCTATAACTTTCACTAACTTCTCAATTACCCTACACCTATCCACATAACCGGCCTTTTCAATGACGTAGATTACTGCCTTTAGATCCATCTTGTTTATCCACGAGATAAATACGTTCCTTATAACACCGCTATCATTTTTAAAGTGGAACGCTCCTACCTTAGCCTCGTTGACTGCCCTTCGATGTTTTTCTAAAATATCGTTTTCCCGCCTCACCACTACGCCGGCTACAACAAAATACTTACTACTTATACCTGTGTCACCGCTTTCATCGATAAATACCAGCACATAGTAAATAACTGAGAGGGACAAAATAACGCTTCGGGATCACTGTCGCCGGGAATCCTCCCGACAACTCCCCCATCACATTACACTTGTCTTTCCGGGATCACTGTCGCCGGGAATCCTCCCGACAACTCCCCCATCACGTGTAAATTCTTATGTAGCGTGACTTTTAACCTTAACTACTTAATTTTTCGCTTTGCATCAACGCCAAAGAGAAGTAGTTAAGGTTTCCCAATAAGACGCTAGAGGCTTTGCTATTAATAGCCTTTCGGGTATACGTAGGATAAAAACGGACGCTATTAGCGTTTGTCGAATCAGCGCTTTTTAAAGTTACTTTACGGTTTGTGAATAAACGTAACCTTTAAGGTTTACAAAGAACTATAGTTAGTATTTTAAGCAGACCCTTGGGGTCTAGGAGGAGAAGACCCTTTCCTAAAAGGGCTTTTGCATAATTTTAGATGTAATATTGGTAATATTAAACTCTTAAAGTAGGTGAATGTTATGAAAAGTTACTAAATTTTCTTCTTCTCTTCTTTTTTATATCGATATACTCACTTAGTGACCTCCGTAACGTACTTATCGATAATCTGTTGTGCTATCCTATCCAGTTCAGACTCACCGACAAAAGGAACCAGCATATCCTCTTTATGTAAGTAGTAAGCGAACTTCACGCTCTCATTCTTGTTTCTCATAAATAAATCTAGAATATCATTCCTCTCGCATTCTAGCTTCAGCCCTAAAGTCCTAAGGTGCTCTGCCCCCTCATATATTAATTCGCCAAGCCTTATGACCACCTTATCCGATATTAAAACCTCGATGACCCTCTTGTTATACCTGTCAAAATAGACCTTCCTAAATACTCTACCTTCTGATGTAAAACCCGTAAGGATTAGCTCCATATTTTTAATTAAGGCTTTTACTACTTAACTTCTTTTTCAACTCTTTCTCACACGTCTTACAACAAGTATAGTACACTTTTTTACCCACTTTGAAGGTAAAAGGCTCGCCCCTTATTTCCCCACCGCAATAATCGCAATAGAGCTCGCCCCTTATAATCCTTACAGTATTCATCTTGCTTGTAGCAATAAAATAGTCCTCTTTATCTTGGATTCTTGATAAAACTTTCTCTATGTCGTGTAAATTACCTTCAACTAAAGATAAATACTTACCGTCTATCAACTTATAACAGCCTATATTAGCTTGGATACACTCCTTAGAAATAATAAAAGCTACGAGCTTACCCTCTTCCTGATAGTCTATAGTGAACTTTATTCCCTTCCCTTTCAAGGACTTAATGACTTTGGCTACTGTAGCCCTACTAACTCCTAATTCTTTAGCGATACTACTAGCGCTCCTCCTCCCGTCTTCTCTTAGCATCTGAAGGACTTTATACTCTAGTTGAGATAACCTAACGTCCTCCATAATTGTATATTAAGTCACGATTAATAATATACTTTGTTTACATTAAACGTTAATATAAAGCAACTTTTTTACTAAGTGTAGAGGTCTATTGAAAATAAATTTACATTGTGAACGTTGGGTAAAAAAGTGAGAAAATATAATATAATATTATGTCTCAAACGTGTCCGGTCTGTGGGATGGAAGTAGAAGAGACGTCTCCTTTCAAGACCATGTATAAAGGGACTATGTATTATTTTTGTAGTAACGGGTGTAAGAAAGCGTTCGAGAAAGACCCAGAGAAATATCTTAGGGAAGGACCGAAAGGGATGCCCTGAATGGGGCTCAGGATAAAAAAAGAAGAAGAGCTGAAAATAGTAGGGATGCATTGCTCAACGTGCGCGTCAACAGTATCTAAAGCAATAAAGGGAGTCCAGGGTGTTGAAGACGTAAACGTCAATCTGGCATCGGGAGAAGCAAAAATAGTAGTTCAAGACAAGAGAAAGTTGAAAGATATTATAAACGCTGTAAGGAAGGCTGGATATGACGTCATAACCCAAAAGTTCAATATCATAGTAGAAGTTAGCGAAGAAGAGATACTAAAGGTCAAAGAAATTACGGAAGGAATTGATGGGGTCATAAGTGTAAGGGCAGGGAGAGATAACCTCTTGGTAGAAGTAAACCCGATGACGACATCCCCCGAGACCGTTATAGAAGAGCTCAAAAAAAGAGGATATAAAGTTAAGGTCTCGAACCTTAAACAAAGCAGAAAATCCGACTTTAAAGACCTCTTAACCAGACTAGTAATTTCCTCAATTTTCACCTCACTAGTGTTACTGTTCCCCTCACCTGTTTTACAACTGATCTTCTCGCTCCCGGTTCAGTTCTACTCCGGGCTAAGGTTCCACAAAGGTATGATCAGGGCATTTAGGAATAAAACTACTAATATGGACGTCTTGGTTTCCCTTTCCTCGAACATAGCATGGTTTTACAGCCTCTTCTCCTTTAACAACCCATTCTTTTCAGCGTCATCTCTACTCATCACCTTTATCCTCTTAGGAAAAACCCTTGAAGCTTACCTAAAGGAGAGGGCGAGCGAACATATAGTGTCACTCCTTAACGTTAAAGCCAGAAAAGTCACCGAAAAAGGGGAAATAGAAGTTAACGCTTCGGACCTAAAACCCGGTGATATAGTAACCGTAAAGAGCGGTGAGGTGATCCCCGCTGACGGAGTCGTTGACGATGGAGAAGGGTATGTAGATGAGTCCATATACACTGGTGAAGCAGTACCCACAAGAAAGAAGAAAGGAGACCCAGTAGTAGGGGGGTCAGTCCTCAATTCAGGTTTCCTGAGGGTTTATGTGACGAGGACTGGAGAGAGGACTTATCTATTCCAGGTGGTCGAGGCGGTCAGGGAAGCGGAAGCGATAAGGTTGCCTATACAACAGCTGGTGGATAAGATTTCGGAGGTTTTTGTGCCGACAATAATCGCGGTATCTATAACTGCATTCCTCACCTGGTTTTACATTTTACATTTTCCCCTATCTTTTTCCGTGTTAATTGCTGTGGCAGTCCTTGCTTCAGCTTGTCCTTGTGGGTTCGGGCTCGCGACTCCTATGGCAATCATCGTAGGACTTAGAAAACTACTGAAAAAGGGTATTGTAGTCAGGCACGGTGAAGCATTAGAAAAGCTAAAGGAAGTAGAAGCATTTGTGTTTGATAAGACCGGGACTATAACTAAAGGAGTAATCAAGGTGTCAAGATACGAAGGAGAGGTGGAGCTAGCCTCGTCTCTTGAGAAGCTCAGTAACCACCCAGTAGCTCGAGCTATAGCTACACTAGGGAAAGAGAGGCATGACGTAAGAGAGTTCACCGAATTTAAAGGCGAAGGAGTATACGGCAAAGTAGATGGAAAAGACGTAATTGTGGGAAAGAGGGAATTTGTTATGAAAAACTGTGAGGGAGATGGAAAAGACGCTGACGTGCTTGTATGTGTAAACGGAAGGATAAGTGGGTATATCTGGCTGGAGGACGAAATTAAAGAAGAAGCGGTAAAGGTAGTGAGTTTTCTTAAGGAGCAGGGCTATGAAGTTATAGTGGCAACAGGAGACTCAAGCAACTTCGCTGACCGCGTAGGTGAAACCCTAGGAGTTAAAGTCCATAAGGGGCTCTCACCAGATGATAAAGTAGAGCTCATTAGGAGCCTAAGTAAAAGAGTGGCTTTTGTCGGCGATGGGGTTAACGATGCTATGGCCCTCAAAGAGGCTTATGTAGGGATAGCTCTCTCTACGGGCACTGAAATCGCCAAATACGCTGGGGATATAATAATCCCGTCTCTAGAAGTAATCCCATCGCTATTGAAACAGAGTAAGAGGACTGTAAGAAAGATAAAGGAAAACATAGCGTGGGCTTTAGCATATAATTCCGTCCTAGTGCCTATAGCTTCCGGAATGTTATACCCGTTCTATCTACCTCCAGAATACGCAGCACTCGCTATGTCAATGAATAGTGTAAGTATAGTACTGTGGAGTTTTGTCCAGTGAACGACTGTTACGAATAAATACTCTGAAAACATAATACTTTTTAATGGAAAAAGCAATTGAAGAGGGTTTTAAGAAGTTCTCGGAGTTAGTTGAAAAACCGGGCCTTTTCGTAGATGACGATGGTGCTTACTTTTTGATCGGAATAGGGATTCCTAACTGTAAAAATAATTCAAAAATAGTAGATGAAGTACTTAATGAGATCTATAAATATACTGAGGAAATAAACGTTACTATTTTAATTGTCCCAGAGAGCGTATATCCTGAAGTTACGTCAAAGCTAAGAAGGCTGAAGTGATGATTTTTAGGGGAGCCTGAGAGGTGAAGACGCGGTTACTCGCTGACTACCCTTACTTAGGTCATAAACCATAACAGACACACATCTGGACTAACACAGCTATAACTTAAGTGCGATAAATTCTGTAAGCTACTCGCTGTATTAAAAATACGTTGCCCTTGAAAGCCACAAGGGGTACAAATATAGAGTTACTATACTACTCGTTGGATCTCATCACTCCGTTAAACCTAAACTTTTATGCCCTAATGCAAATGATTTTTTGGATAAACTTTTAATTACTTTTAATCCTTCTCAATACGGCTACAGCTATTTAGCACAACTTTCAATTACCCTGTCCAATGCGTGTTCAGCCCCGCTCCTAAAATGCTCCTCAGTCCACCTTTCCCTCAGGTTGAAAGGAAAGGTCAATCTAACATTCCACTTGGAGCAGACCTTTTCTCCATCTATGTATATCTCGTGCTGTCCTATTACCGGGCCTTTAAGATAGTTGATTATTACCTTATTCTCCTCACTGTGTACTTCAATCCTCACCTTACCCTTAGAGGGAAAGGCAAATTTCACTTCTCCTTCATAAACTCCCTTACTTACTTCAACGACGTT belongs to Stygiolobus caldivivus and includes:
- a CDS encoding glucose 1-dehydrogenase; its protein translation is MKAITIKPNNIGVEVKDVEIREQLRKGQALIKTVMTGICGTDRGIVSGKISFAYPPEGYTYLVLGHEGLGRVEETGEDVNELKKGDYVVPVVRRGCGECLNCKIGRQDFCETGKFVEAGIRGKHGFMREEFVDDEKYLVKVPEEVRDVAVLTEPLSNVVKAIDELLFLQRRMIWTCEDSTLECRNAYIVGTGPIGTFFAMVLRTLGLQVFMLNRREPSDIEAYISEKIGATFYDTRKGLEGLPEADLIVDTSGVPEAFIPLMKKLKHNSALVLFGTVEGEKAEFVSDLVTEIVEKNILIMGSVNASKKDFQGALNYLSIWKYRYGDVLTRMITRVVSIEEAPNVLTKKVKGEVKTVIKWS
- a CDS encoding YHS domain-containing protein: MSQTCPVCGMEVEETSPFKTMYKGTMYYFCSNGCKKAFEKDPEKYLREGPKGMP
- a CDS encoding fumarylacetoacetate hydrolase family protein, with the protein product MRLGFALTEDGRKVVVVYEEDKFLEFDKEGLDCVFSDINKVISAFDVVKDLPLKEVMVKKLLPPVNPRKVFLPAVNFRSHSSETSMAPPPFPYFFTKFNNAIIGNEDYILIPKELKRTDYEGEIGVVIGKRAKNVSRGEAMDYVFGFTVVNDVSFRDYQFPEVHPYGLNWVMGKGLDTGLPVGPWIVTKDEVDFYSLEIKTRVNGVLVQNGVTKDMVFSVEDMISYLSKGITLEPGDIITTGTPAGVAEFSGKKYLQEGDVVEVEVKGIGVLRNYVKTI
- a CDS encoding SRPBCC family protein is translated as MISFVVCKDIKYGRERVWDIISDVRKIPEFWKGTRELNVVEVSKGVYEGEVKFAFPSKGKVRIEVHSEENKVIINYLKGPVIGQHEIYIDGEKVCSKWNVRLTFPFNLRERWTEEHFRSGAEHALDRVIESCAK
- a CDS encoding heavy metal translocating P-type ATPase, whose product is MGLRIKKEEELKIVGMHCSTCASTVSKAIKGVQGVEDVNVNLASGEAKIVVQDKRKLKDIINAVRKAGYDVITQKFNIIVEVSEEEILKVKEITEGIDGVISVRAGRDNLLVEVNPMTTSPETVIEELKKRGYKVKVSNLKQSRKSDFKDLLTRLVISSIFTSLVLLFPSPVLQLIFSLPVQFYSGLRFHKGMIRAFRNKTTNMDVLVSLSSNIAWFYSLFSFNNPFFSASSLLITFILLGKTLEAYLKERASEHIVSLLNVKARKVTEKGEIEVNASDLKPGDIVTVKSGEVIPADGVVDDGEGYVDESIYTGEAVPTRKKKGDPVVGGSVLNSGFLRVYVTRTGERTYLFQVVEAVREAEAIRLPIQQLVDKISEVFVPTIIAVSITAFLTWFYILHFPLSFSVLIAVAVLASACPCGFGLATPMAIIVGLRKLLKKGIVVRHGEALEKLKEVEAFVFDKTGTITKGVIKVSRYEGEVELASSLEKLSNHPVARAIATLGKERHDVREFTEFKGEGVYGKVDGKDVIVGKREFVMKNCEGDGKDADVLVCVNGRISGYIWLEDEIKEEAVKVVSFLKEQGYEVIVATGDSSNFADRVGETLGVKVHKGLSPDDKVELIRSLSKRVAFVGDGVNDAMALKEAYVGIALSTGTEIAKYAGDIIIPSLEVIPSLLKQSKRTVRKIKENIAWALAYNSVLVPIASGMLYPFYLPPEYAALAMSMNSVSIVLWSFVQ
- a CDS encoding DUF3800 domain-containing protein; protein product: MLVFIDESGDTGISSKYFVVAGVVVRRENDILEKHRRAVNEAKVGAFHFKNDSGVIRNVFISWINKMDLKAVIYVIEKAGYVDRCRVIEKLVKVIEPKEKLILVIDSFINNKRLEATLRDKLEAKLAEYLYVPVCVKFLKNTPGLQVSDYFASASFQYYERRDESYFLLLKPKIVKTVEERENEITRNDMEK
- a CDS encoding TRASH domain-containing protein translates to MEDVRLSQLEYKVLQMLREDGRRSASSIAKELGVSRATVAKVIKSLKGKGIKFTIDYQEEGKLVAFIISKECIQANIGCYKLIDGKYLSLVEGNLHDIEKVLSRIQDKEDYFIATSKMNTVRIIRGELYCDYCGGEIRGEPFTFKVGKKVYYTCCKTCEKELKKKLSSKSLN
- a CDS encoding ABC transporter ATP-binding protein; protein product: MLIINDQIEVRDDERVVLLGKNGIGKTTLIRRALCLGEPIKVTVDGEDFCKKKDYSLLSAVFQEPSTQILGLTCEEELKLQSLFHDVDFNVPKRIMGEFFNVNFYRLSDGYKKRFVISTVLASRPKHVMLDEPFANLDKYSIGLVKEVIPKGSLTTEHRVREVREWGDRFYLLTKDGAREIDKVMLYDEKFLIEKGLRGFKLKPIQTTFGKLIFEHEWIKVREGEVFCIIGRNGAGKTTTLKGLVGKVYLIFQNPDLQFFNPTVRDEVKDDEAIKLFRLQDIADKSPFSLSYGQKMRVLIATAFASPYKVIGLDEPSVGMDGEALLSFYEMIKALKEQGRGIIIATHDEDLISICDTVVDLEERKHLVRV